A window of Haliscomenobacter hydrossis DSM 1100 contains these coding sequences:
- a CDS encoding AMP-dependent synthetase/ligase, whose protein sequence is MDYRRLFDLFGYQEARFSNETALAYKRQGQSMVFSTRDCQHKINQVSAFLLRMGLRRGERVAIMAKHGSPFWNFLDFGMQQIGLIVVPLHATSGVEELRFILQDAAIRACFTDTEELYATIHNLQTESPDLEWVVPFYPLAGVNPCLLDLLAEPSSEELETIKILRESVVENDLATIIYTSGTTGRPKGVMLSHQNIISNIKSTIALLPVNCDKKTLSFLPLSHIFERMVIYTYVAVGASVTYAEGQEQLLSNLREVRPHYITAVPLIIERLVEQIMANSKKGSFLRKRIIKWAIELGKNYYDSKRQPLAYWLRLSLARILVFNRWRKMFGGRVEGIVVGAAALNPVLGRLFSAAGLKVREGYGLTETSPVIAFNRFEPGGSRFGTVGMPIPGVEVRIVNPDEEGAGEVQVKGPNVMLGYYQQPEASREVMTEDGWFRTGDVGMWVHKRFLKLKGRQDDMFKTGAGKFIAPEAVEKQLLHSEYISQCLVAGASRPAPYALIVPRFDKLEEWCKAQKVHWTAPQFMVLNPRVQRFFEQELARLNQDLPPYQQVQQFLLLHEPWTEHSGEMTATMKLRRKRILETHVKAINELYS, encoded by the coding sequence ATGGATTACCGTCGCCTTTTTGACCTCTTCGGATATCAGGAAGCTCGTTTCTCCAACGAGACTGCCCTCGCCTACAAACGACAAGGGCAGAGCATGGTGTTTTCTACCCGCGATTGCCAACACAAGATAAATCAAGTTAGCGCATTTTTGTTGAGAATGGGGTTGCGTCGGGGTGAACGGGTAGCGATCATGGCCAAACATGGTAGTCCTTTCTGGAATTTTTTGGATTTTGGCATGCAACAAATTGGGCTCATTGTGGTGCCGCTTCATGCTACTTCCGGCGTGGAAGAGCTGCGGTTTATTTTGCAAGATGCCGCCATTCGCGCTTGTTTTACGGATACGGAAGAGCTGTATGCCACCATTCATAACCTGCAAACCGAAAGTCCAGACCTGGAGTGGGTAGTTCCTTTTTATCCACTTGCTGGTGTAAATCCGTGTTTGTTGGATTTACTGGCGGAGCCATCAAGTGAAGAGCTGGAAACGATAAAAATCCTTCGGGAGAGTGTGGTCGAAAACGATTTGGCCACCATCATTTACACTTCCGGCACCACTGGGAGGCCCAAAGGAGTCATGCTTTCGCACCAAAACATCATCAGCAACATTAAGTCTACTATTGCTCTCCTTCCGGTCAATTGTGACAAAAAGACGCTTAGTTTTTTGCCCTTGAGCCACATTTTTGAACGAATGGTGATTTATACTTATGTTGCAGTAGGTGCAAGTGTAACTTATGCCGAGGGGCAAGAGCAACTCTTGAGCAACTTGCGCGAAGTCCGTCCTCACTACATCACTGCGGTACCTTTGATTATTGAACGATTGGTTGAACAAATCATGGCCAATTCAAAGAAGGGGTCTTTTTTACGGAAAAGAATCATAAAATGGGCCATTGAATTGGGCAAAAATTATTACGACAGCAAGCGGCAACCTCTGGCTTATTGGCTGCGTCTTAGCTTGGCGAGAATTTTGGTGTTTAACCGCTGGCGAAAGATGTTTGGTGGTCGTGTGGAGGGAATAGTAGTGGGTGCAGCGGCGTTAAACCCTGTATTGGGGCGCTTGTTTTCTGCGGCAGGGCTTAAAGTCAGAGAGGGGTATGGGCTGACCGAAACATCACCCGTCATCGCGTTCAATCGTTTTGAACCCGGTGGCTCACGGTTTGGTACAGTGGGTATGCCCATTCCGGGGGTAGAGGTACGCATCGTTAATCCAGATGAAGAGGGTGCCGGAGAAGTGCAAGTTAAAGGCCCGAATGTCATGTTGGGTTACTACCAACAGCCCGAAGCCAGCCGTGAGGTCATGACCGAGGACGGGTGGTTTCGTACTGGTGATGTGGGCATGTGGGTCCACAAACGCTTTTTGAAACTCAAAGGGCGACAAGACGACATGTTCAAAACGGGTGCTGGCAAGTTTATTGCTCCAGAAGCGGTTGAAAAACAATTGCTTCACTCTGAATACATCAGTCAGTGCCTGGTTGCTGGAGCTAGTCGCCCGGCGCCCTATGCATTGATTGTACCCCGGTTTGATAAATTGGAAGAATGGTGTAAAGCTCAAAAAGTACACTGGACTGCGCCTCAGTTTATGGTGCTTAATCCACGAGTGCAGCGTTTTTTTGAACAAGAACTGGCGCGACTCAATCAAGATTTACCCCCCTACCAGCAAGTTCAACAGTTTTTGCTGCTGCATGAACCTTGGACAGAGCACAGTGGGGAGATGACCGCAACGATGAAATTACGCCGTAAACGGATTTTGGAAACCCACGTTAAAGCCATTAATGAACTTTATTCATAA
- a CDS encoding AMP-dependent synthetase/ligase: MEPTRLCDLIHYQAAQFPLERAFGHRVDGQWKYYSTQEIIDLGNKVSRGLLKLGVKKGDRIGVAVTQNRTEWTILDVGIQQIGAINVPVYPTITSEDYTYIFNDSETRFCFVGGGDLYEKVKKAQAGVPTLQEVYSFDKKEGQPYWESIFSDEGQADVDARMALIKPEELATIIYTSGTTGVPKGVMLSNHNIISNIMAGRHAFPFSTGDTALSFLPICHVYERVVIYLYMLNGISAVYTGTDNLGGESGDLMAVKPHFFTTVPRLLEKVYERIYNKGLELTGIKKKLFFWALKLTEEYHFEYKPTGWKAIQWKIADKLIFSKWRAALGGQLKGITTGAAACPRRIAQVFSAAGIPIREGYGLTETSPVLTLNLFQPNGAMLGTVGPIIEKVELYIDESDGIYRPGEGEILAYGPNVMMGYYKKPEATAAVMKTINGKTWFCTGDVGKLVDGPGGKKYLQITDRKKELLKTSGGKYVAPTPIESKFRENFLIEQMMVVGEQRKFVSALIVPAEPALKDWCQEHQVEWSTFAEMIHHPKVIAKFQEIVDEMNPSFSHIDQIKQFRLLDKVWEPVKSDGSEAELTPTMKLKRRVILEKYSGVIEEIYAE, encoded by the coding sequence ATGGAGCCAACCAGATTATGTGACCTGATTCACTATCAGGCAGCACAATTCCCCTTGGAGCGTGCTTTTGGACACCGCGTTGACGGGCAATGGAAATATTACAGCACCCAGGAAATTATAGACCTGGGCAATAAAGTCAGCCGTGGTTTGCTAAAATTGGGCGTTAAAAAAGGCGATCGAATTGGGGTAGCAGTCACCCAAAACCGTACGGAATGGACCATCCTTGATGTGGGTATTCAACAAATTGGAGCGATCAACGTTCCGGTATATCCAACCATTACCTCGGAGGATTATACGTACATTTTTAATGATTCTGAAACTCGTTTCTGCTTTGTCGGCGGTGGTGATTTGTATGAAAAAGTGAAAAAAGCCCAAGCTGGGGTTCCTACCCTGCAAGAGGTATATTCATTTGACAAAAAAGAAGGCCAACCTTATTGGGAGAGCATTTTTTCAGACGAAGGCCAAGCCGATGTGGATGCACGAATGGCGTTGATCAAGCCTGAAGAACTGGCTACCATCATTTATACCTCCGGTACAACGGGGGTGCCCAAGGGGGTGATGTTGTCCAACCACAACATCATCAGCAACATCATGGCCGGGCGCCATGCTTTTCCTTTTTCCACGGGAGATACCGCATTGAGTTTTCTGCCCATCTGTCACGTCTATGAGCGCGTGGTCATTTATCTCTACATGCTCAACGGAATTTCGGCAGTCTATACGGGTACGGATAACCTGGGTGGCGAAAGTGGCGACCTCATGGCGGTTAAGCCCCACTTTTTCACGACCGTACCTCGCCTGCTGGAAAAAGTATACGAGCGCATTTACAACAAGGGTCTTGAGTTGACGGGTATCAAAAAGAAGCTGTTTTTTTGGGCCTTAAAACTTACTGAAGAATACCATTTTGAATACAAACCCACGGGTTGGAAGGCCATTCAGTGGAAAATTGCTGATAAACTGATTTTTAGCAAATGGCGTGCAGCCCTCGGTGGCCAGCTCAAGGGCATTACGACTGGTGCCGCTGCTTGCCCACGTAGAATAGCTCAGGTGTTTTCTGCCGCTGGTATCCCCATTCGTGAAGGCTATGGCCTGACCGAAACCTCGCCCGTACTCACCCTCAATCTTTTTCAACCCAATGGCGCCATGTTGGGTACGGTTGGTCCAATCATCGAAAAAGTGGAATTGTACATTGACGAGTCGGATGGCATTTACCGCCCCGGTGAGGGGGAAATCCTCGCTTATGGCCCCAATGTCATGATGGGTTATTACAAAAAACCCGAAGCCACAGCCGCAGTCATGAAAACGATTAACGGCAAAACCTGGTTTTGTACGGGCGACGTAGGCAAATTGGTGGATGGCCCGGGTGGAAAAAAATACTTGCAAATCACCGACCGCAAAAAAGAATTGCTCAAAACCTCCGGTGGCAAGTACGTAGCACCCACCCCGATTGAAAGTAAATTCCGGGAAAATTTCCTGATCGAACAAATGATGGTCGTCGGGGAACAACGCAAATTTGTGTCCGCCCTGATTGTGCCTGCCGAGCCAGCTTTAAAAGACTGGTGCCAGGAGCATCAGGTTGAATGGTCTACCTTCGCCGAAATGATTCATCACCCCAAAGTGATTGCCAAGTTTCAGGAAATAGTAGACGAGATGAATCCAAGCTTCAGCCACATTGACCAAATCAAGCAGTTCCGTTTGCTGGACAAAGTATGGGAACCCGTCAAGTCCGATGGCTCCGAAGCCGAACTGACGCCTACCATGAAACTAAAAAGAAGGGTGATTTTAGAGAAATACAGTGGCGTGATTGAAGAGATTTACGCAGAGTAG